The DNA sequence CAATGTTCGATGTCTGTACGAACGATAAGCGTGGGACATGTGCATGATGTGTCATGCGATCAGAGACCAGAGAAgtagggttctcttgagggttTCCAGGGGGACGAGTGAGTGTTGCAGAGGGTCTTGTAACTTTACTAGTGAATTACTAAGGCATTGCTTTTGATGATCACTGCAATCCCTGTTATAACTGCGTACAGACACCTCGTTCCGGTTCACTCTCATGAACATATACACGTAATATGTCGGAGTTCAAAACCATCCTCGTTAAGGGTTAGAATTGCAGTCGCTCTGAGACAGTGTGCGGTGTAATTTTGAGAGCATCCAGAATTTCTAGATATGTCGGACACGAATTTCGAAAACTAGTACGCTTTGACAGGCTAATTTGCTGCATGAACCACACTTTCTCTGATTGTGGAGACGCCATTGCGGCTTCGAACAGTGATTGAATAATAATGTGGCATTCGGGTCTGTGACATGAAGTTGTTGTAGGGTGCGAACTGGACAATTAATTGTCATTCCCCGTTCAGTACATTCGCTTATCCTGTGGAGCATAAGATGTGTTAAGACCACCCTGCCAATTCTTTTGGTTGGTTTCATGGgagttatatttattttattttgcataattaattgtttatttatcCTGAAAAGAACAACTTTAAAACTCTATCGATCCAAATAAATTCATCCAACAAAAACATTAACATATTAAAAATGATTCccaatctataaatagatctaTAAATAGACCATCCAGGGGAATCaccaacattccaatagaaagtagttccagtcatttaatattttatttttcgggGTATACGATATTCATATGATAATTCAACCAATTAAAAGGCgtgtaaacatgtaaaattaaatgatataacgatctaatttaaaGATGCAACCTGTCTTttggtcgaatgctgtctgacgtgtttcatgaaaggtgaagataacgcacagtgatcaatctcataaataccataatcaatacaaaatagagagtgggacaagcacggacccctggacacaccagaggtgggatcagatgcctaggaggagtaagcatctcctgtcgaccggtcacacccgccgtgaaccctatatcttgattggGTAAACGGAGTAGTCAAAATAGTCAAATCcatagtcagaatcagtgtgttaagaacggtctaacaatcggtatgaaacaagtcagacagcatttcaaccaacgataggttgtattagcaaaatagatcgttataaacgaccatagaagttgcgaaatgctgactttaaacaagactgttgaaatccctgtactatcaacttgtttgtcagtagtctgcctcgacttaaaaactgaccatacgtaaaataagctcttgcgtatcgaatcagttgagagatataaacaatatatgcaggtgatattggaatgattgaatattgtttaacgtccctctggagaatatttcacttatatggagacgttaccattaccggtggagggctgcaaaatttaggcctatgctcggcgcgtacgacttttgagcagggagggatctttatcttaccacacctgctgtgacacgggacctcggtttttgcagtctcatccgaaggaccgccccatttagtcgcctcttaccacaagcaaggggtacttaggacctattccaacccggatccccatgggaatgataatggaatattgctacataaatatgggaagttaacgatggagaagctgaaatcatcccgtctgTCACAAAGTTGAGATATCCAATTGTCCAGTCAAAGCAGATATAACCGGaacaaaattgcaacatgattaaattttatttcatcacATATCATTATATATGCTGATAGgcacaacatacatgtattaagaatCTAAGGAAATCTACAGAGGAAAAAGTTGAAAATCGTGTTTTAATTTATCGCATGCCGAACAAATTCACCGTTGCAATTGTAGGCTTCCATAGACATGGTCATCTTGGCTATTGCACCCACAGTGAAGAacaaattacaatttttgcgTGCTCCACACACTTCTCATGGTATATGGCGAGAGAAAATCAGTACATATTATAATATTAACATTTATTACTattcacaaacttaacataaaagtgctactcacttttattcagtttgtgagtaaaatgtccggagtttacacatcgataaattcttcaaaaagaatgtttaatcctatgatattttcatttacatgtaaagataGTAATTTTCAgatgcaaaataaaatatattgggtgtatgccccccccccccccccatttttatATAAGAATTGAACGGTAGAAATGTACGATTAAACTGATAAAATGAACCCATTCAGTGAAGGACCCCCACATACCCCTCCCCCGCACGATTTAGGATTTGGAAAGTTTGGACaaaataacattgaaaatgacaaaatgtaGACAAATTAACAGTGCAAAATGAAGGGATTGAATATTTGAATGTCTATGTCAGGACTCAATGTCTACCCCACACCCCCACCACCCCGGAGATAGAAATATAAGGATGACGTCCACAGTCCCTCACATGTATGTCTCTCGTTAAATACTGcactatattttgtataaattttgACATTCTATCTAAATAAAATGGACACATTTAAAATCTATGAAAACAGGCTTACACTATACAAACCGTGACAATAGCCCACGAAAACAGGCTTACACTATACAAATCGTGACAATAGCCCACGAAAACAGGCTTACACTATACAAACCGTGACAATAGCCCACGAAAACAGGCTTACACTATACAAACCGTGACAATAGCCCATAAAAACGGACTTACACTATACAAACCGTGACAATAGCCCACGAAAACGGACTTACACTATACAAACCGTGACAATAGCCCACGAAAACGGACTTACACTATACAAACCGTGACAATAGCCCACGAAAACAGGCTTACACTATACAAATCGTGACAATAGCCCACGAAAACAGGCTTACACTATACAAACCGTGACAATAGCCCACGAAAACAGGCTTACACTATACAAATCGTGACAATAGCCCACGAAAACGGACTTACACTATACAAACCGTGACAATAGCCCACGAAAACAGGCTTACACTATACAAACCGTGACAATAGCCCACGAAAACAGGCTTACACTATACAAACCGTGACAATAGCCCACGAAAACGGACTTACACTATACAAACCTTTGGGACGGTAGGGAACTGagatacatgtacgtgtaaTTTTCTCAGGTTGAGGGAATTTTCTTTGGTTGAGTGGATTCGGAGTAAAACCACTGAGAAAACTCGTGAAAACAATGGTGTATCAAATGCGTGGATGTATTTCAAAAGGGGATAACTTTAGATTTCAAACTGGTAAATTCTCAGTTTCCGCAAGTTTTTATTGACTAttcgaataaaaaaaaaattagtgcAACGTCGACGGTATCGAATATTCGTTGACATCccaaagatatatatatatatattataagaaAATTGTAGAGAAAATATATGGAAGCTTAAGTTGCTTTGAAATACGTTTTCGCTATGATTCTGATTTTCGAACAAAAGGACCAAATACTTATttttccacaaaaaaaaaaaaattttcgtTTCAATTTTCAggttacaaatatatattataatatatataaaacatatacacgAACAGCAAACTTCTCTCTTGGCAAATCAAAGAAAAGGCCATTACTATCTAGATGAATTGTATAATTAAATGGTCATGTTTCTCTTGACGTCGCTTATTTCTGCTAATTAATTGGGAACGCAACACGTAGCTTGCTGTGATGCAATATGATTGCAAACTGGAGGTAGCTTGTCATGTGGCGCTGTACCTTTGGATCATTTCCCTTCACCTCGTCACTTTAATAAGTTATTACAAATTGTATGTTCACCCATGAGGCGGGAGTATTGACAGACACTCACTGCAGTATTTTGATGACGCCTGGAATCCAATTAAAGACAAACACTTAGAACGTATGTCAATATATGTCACAGCCTTTCCCAGCCCcatatatttcaagtatttgCATTTCTCCCGGTATATCGGATGCTTTTTATAGAGGGTCGAGTAATGGATGAGATCAGAAtatattcttttgttttatttaggACGGAAATGACGTGACTAAAAAGAAATTAGCATTGTTCATATACAGCAATAGTAAGTTGTCATTaacattgataaatatttgGATGGAACATATTGTACAACATATCTAATGGCGTCAAATACAGCCCGATACATCTGTAAGCATTATACTGAGTTCAAAATATCGATCAATGTAGCAAAACGTAGGTAGAGCAGAGTTAATTTATACCAGCCGTTTCTGTACTTACTCAGTAACATCCCAGGATTATTTCCTTAGAAGACGACACATATATTACATTACAGTAATTATAAAACTCTTCACAGAGGCTGTTATTTCTATTTCATCGTGTTTTCAATTCTAAACACATTCATGATAAGAACTTGTtcaatacaatcaatcaaatgtaaatgaaagGGATACTGGTGTGTTCACACTTTCTGTTCTATGAATCATGAATTTCTGCACATTCCAAGCTAAAGTGACGCTGATATTTCCTAATTCAAAATCATAGAAAATCCGCAAGGCTGTCCATTTCTTTGTCAGCTGAACTCTGAACATCAGTTCACTGTTAACAATTAGcgttataaaagttataatatataaagtttttagccgagttgcaacggagttgaactcggctattggtttggtgatgcgggcgggcgggcggttgggcgtcaacaattggtttccggatgataactcgaaaagtttacaatctaatctaatgaaactttgatatattgttgagTACCAGGTagggaagacccctattgattttagaaaaatgatcaaaggtcaaggtcacagtgaccgaaaatagaatgaaaatttcaggaaaatttggtttccggatgataactccgaaagtttaaatccaaatcaaatgaaacttagatatattgttgggtactaggtaaggaagacccctattgattttggagaaaaaaggtcaaaggtcaaggtcacagtgaccgaatataaaatgaaaatttcagaaatatttggtttccggatgataactcagaaagtttaaatctgaatcaaatgatacttgaagatattgttatgtaccaggtaaggaagacccctattgactttggagaaaataggtcaaaggtcaatgtcacagtgactgaaaatagatttaaaatttcaaaaggattttggtttccggaggataactcgaaattttttaatttgaatcaaatgaaacttggatatattgttggataccagcaaagcaaggcccctattgattttggagaacaaaggtcaaggtcacagtgaccgaatatagattgaaaacttcagacaaatatggtttctggacagtaactcgaaaagtttaaaactgaaattagttcttcacaattataaatataccacgtcattcctgactttacaatgtatcccatgcaactcggctcatgcacccctgggtgtatgtattgattttattttgttaaacaatgaaatattcatttaaagtTGGACCTTCTTaatattttcatctttcatactttgttttaaataagagaaataaaaatcgGCAAAACGTGAAAAGGTCTGGTAGAACAATCAAACTGGCGACGAAAATCAAAAGAACCATCCCCACTAACCCCACATAAACTACTTCCGGTCTGTTGTCCTGCACTGATATTTTGCTTCTTATGAAGCTGGATGTCGTTTTCTTAGGAACTGTTAGATTTTGCACAATGTCCGATAATCGGACATCAAGTTCCGCTTGCGTCATGGTATAATTATATCCCTTCACGCACGCACACGAGCAGGACTCTTCCAACGTTGTAATTGTTGTAGGTCGCGAGGAGGTCGTTGTTGAAATTGATGTTGTAGGAGTAATTGTCGTTGTAGACGCATGCGTAGTTGTAGTAGACGTCGTGGTTGGATCAGTTGTCGTTGTAGGCGCATGCGTAGTTGTAGTAGAAGTTGTGGTTGGATCAGTTGTCGTTGTAGGCGCATGCGTAGTTGTAGTAGAAGTTGTGGTTGGATCAGTTGTCGTTGTAGGCGCATGCGTAGTTGTAGTAGAAGTTGTGGTTGTCGAAGCTGTCGTTGTAGGCGCATGCGTagttgtagttgttgttgtCGAAGTTGTTGTGGTTACTGAATTTGATATGTTTCTTGTAATAATTCTATTGGTTAGTTTCAGGTGATGTTAGACAATAAACATAAAATTGTAAGATTTTGTTTCATAAATATAGAATATCAAGAAGTGACGCTAGCATATTAATGAAATTCCGTAAAATTACCTTCACACCCAATAACATCAAAGCGTAAACTGCAGTAACTTTCACACTCAGTTGGATACAGCCGAAGATAGCGCGCCTCGACCGCAGACGGAAGGTCGTTCCTCACTGATGTCGAACGGTCAGTGTTCGCGTTGAATGTCTGCAAGATATAGATTTGAACAATTACAAACATAGCCATGTATAACGGTTTTAATTGGATAGATTGAGGAATTGATAGAGTTGAAATGTAACGATAATtcttagtacatgtaaatagtaatattaaactataaagaattgaaacaatttattcaattGCTATCTTATTtcatacactggtacatgtattcatgTATTCATTGAGCATcttaaattactttaaaaagTAATCGTTTTAAAACTTTCATCTGTTAATGAGCCCTTAAATTTCACTATTTCCAACcatatatgataaaaacaacTCCATATCAACCCTTGACGAATATCAGTCCGAGCGCCGTAGTCattctctatatacatgtatttctatcaaTCTGTGCCACGTGGCATTAGAATGTCGTGGTTCAGGGCATAGATGTATATTAAGGTTTCCGGTGTAGAATAAACAATGCAATGCTACCAGAAGTTGCATTGGCTTGTCAGTATAAACGTAacagattatttttatttttatctacatgtacttacatgcaAAATCAGGGATATTTTTTAACTAGATGATTTAAAacattaacttttaaaaaatgaattgttCCAAATTGGTCATTATTGCAAAAAGcatattacaaatatatgtTGTATTTATACGAGAGGTCCACAGCGCTCATTAGAACAATCTAGTCACACATTGAAGAGGAAAGTTTTATATATGTTGTATTTATACGAGAGCTCCACAGCGCTCATTAGAACAATCTAGTCACACATTGAAGAGGAAAGTTTTCAATCTGATTGTAGTTACCGGATGTTATAACGCGATCACAACGATAATCAATAGTCATTGGAACACTCTGCTCATACAGCTCGTAagcttgttttgtttatttgttttacttcCCTTCTAGAATCATTCACACATATCGAGGTCAACGATCCTTGACCAGGTCCATAATCTTAAAAGtcaataatatacaattaatcaccCATCATCAGGTCAACATGAAAAAATGAGAACCCGAGACTGATCCACGAAGTGACCTTAGCAATGTCGCGCAGGACAGAACTGTCTAAGATTGGGGTTTTATTCACTCGACATAATCATTgcattttaatttacaatgttATTTTAAATCGATTCGTACGCGGTCAAATTTCAGCGTTCATTAATGATAATGACCCGTCAATATATTGCACATGCAGTGATTCGGAGGTCATCATTGCAGTCGGCAGTGCATTTTGAAGtcattattgaattttaaagaCTTTTCGTCAGCCAATCggatttgaaaattaataataGAGGTATAATAATTTACATTATAAATCCATGTTACCGGAAAGCTGCGATATACTGTGGATTCCGAAATGCATGTTTATGCGAGGAATTTATTTTCGGATAATTCAGCGAAATAAAATCATGCACCCACTTTCATTTGTATATTGCTGAAAGATACAACTTGACAGACCAGTTTACTCGCGAATTCATATTCCCGCTATTTATGTCTCAATATTA is a window from the Ostrea edulis chromosome 5, xbOstEdul1.1, whole genome shotgun sequence genome containing:
- the LOC130055200 gene encoding uncharacterized protein LOC130055200, with translation MNICILDVPFCAVLCTVLGVSLLNKTHACSNYMVATLTDDRLSSSSIYENSESYHPKHARLSSSSGWSPDDSELNPWIQADFGKAVRIIAVTTKGLGDKRLNEWVKKYQIKYSDTLSTWTTVSKSPDDTFNANTDRSTSVRNDLPSAVEARYLRLYPTECESYCSLRFDVIGCEVTTTTSTTTTTTTHAPTTTASTTTTSTTTTHAPTTTTDPTTTSTTTTHAPTTTTDPTTTSTTTTHAPTTTTDPTTTSTTTTHASTTTITPTTSISTTTSSRPTTITTLEESCSCACVKGYNYTMTQAELDVRLSDIVQNLTVPKKTTSSFIRSKISVQDNRPEVVYVGLVGMVLLIFVASLIVLPDLFTFCRFLFLLFKTKYER